GCAGGCATTGCCGCCGAAAAGACAAAGGCGACGCCAGTTGACCGGTTTGCGTTGGCCGAACAAGCCATCACCTCGCATCCGCGAGGTTTGCTCGGACAGCCCGCTCGTCCCGCTTTCAGCGCTGAAAGTCAGACTGTGGCGCCGTCGGAGCGGCGGGTTGTCAGGATTCCGCTCGGCAGACTGCAGGAGAATCCGCTCAATGCACGGCGAATTTATGATCCGCAGATCGTCCAGGAGCGTGCCGCATCGATTGCAACCCACGGCCAGCAAACGCCGGGTCTAGCGGCGTCGGATCCCGCCAAGCCCGGTTGGTATGTGCTTATTGATGGCCATTACCGCAAGCGTGCCCTGGCGGCTGCGGGCAAAGCCGAGATGGAATGTTTCATCGAGGATGGCCTGTCCGACATCGACTTCTATCGATTGTCGTTTGTCCTGAACGAGCAGCGCTCAGGTCAATCTGCGCTTGACAACGCGATCGCCTGGCGCCAGCTTTTAGATGATGGAAAAGTAAAAAAAGAAGAAGATATTTGCGAGATCACGGGTGTTTCAGCGGGTACC
The nucleotide sequence above comes from Ralstonia solanacearum K60. Encoded proteins:
- a CDS encoding ParB/RepB/Spo0J family partition protein; this encodes MSAKLKSLKDGMLAGIAAEKTKATPVDRFALAEQAITSHPRGLLGQPARPAFSAESQTVAPSERRVVRIPLGRLQENPLNARRIYDPQIVQERAASIATHGQQTPGLAASDPAKPGWYVLIDGHYRKRALAAAGKAEMECFIEDGLSDIDFYRLSFVLNEQRSGQSALDNAIAWRQLLDDGKVKKEEDICEITGVSAGTVNKTLALLKLPESVLDVMKERPTGIGIATGYELTLYFKSAGEDKTRELVHRVLEEGLSSRDVEQIRKVAQEGRTRKVKEVSRQYKIRNDHGDLLGTIKEWDSGRVMLDVKLDDRAARESLVEALKSRFGLDIALL